A stretch of the Salmo salar unplaced genomic scaffold, Ssal_v3.1, whole genome shotgun sequence genome encodes the following:
- the LOC123735928 gene encoding protein NLRC5, whose translation MKNKRCKKVRRKKLKSFIPMAKQETSPAELLKTHEKKILLIGKPGIGKTTVTHQMLNLWAEKDHRELDYMFYFEVRDISHRKPMSLEDLLFNMYSEPKESKEEVLQDIKNNSENVVIIFDGITDTDLSSLSVVKNLVENLLPDAKIVTTCRPDQSEDFLTDWPVDWFRVEVKGFSDESIRTYLTQMLSAELDSLSSVLNNLELFSLCHVPMYALMVVTCIYFPTSEASKQTCTITGMYSNILRHCIQKHSGKRRKDINNCLKENREKILSLAEIAFNATNEKNMNLTTLSCEESSIHFAFLGAFMVKVAPTASDTYSAFLHYTMQEFFAALWLLQNPDKIREVLEKCQTEEWKHTKHLIPFLCGLLNEKNIRLVNSLVPAQQIKKTSDWFFKEMVNTFLPSQTNQDHAEGGAPESEIDLLFLCQCLYEYQSTEACLLLLDKLDYHLDLSREHLDPHQCCTVSYVTSQSAERKVGLDLNGCTVSDQGVRLILGSLKNVRHLG comes from the coding sequence ATGAAGAATAAAAGATGCAAGAAAGTTCGTCGTAAAAAGCTAAAGAGCTTCATCCCCATGGCCAAACAGGAAACATCCCCTGCCGAGCTGCTTAAAACACATGAGAAAAAAATCCTCCTGATTGGAAAACCTGGAATTGGAAAAACAACAGTCACCCATCAAATGTTGAACCTCTGGGCAGAGAAAGATCACAGAGAACTAGATTACATGTTCTATTTTGAGGTGAGAGACATTTCACACAGAAAACCCATGAGCCTGGAGGATCTTCTCTTTAACATGTACAGTGAGCCAAAAGAAAGCAAAGAAGAAGTGTTACAGGATATTAAGAATAACTCTGAAAACGTTGTCATCATATTTGATGGAATCACAGACacagacctctcctctctgtcggtGGTAAAGAACCTTGTGGAGAACCTCCTCCCGGATGCAAAGATTGTGACCACATGCAGACCAGATCAATCTGAAGACTTCCTGACAGACTGGCCCGTAGACTGGTTCAGAGTGGAGGTGAAAGGGTTCAGTGATGAATCCATTAGGACTTACTTAACACAGATGCTGAGTGCTGAGCTTGACTCCTTGAGCAGTGTGTTAAACAACCTAGAGTTGTTCAGTCTGTGTCATGTCCCAATGTACGCACTGATGGTGGTTACCTGCATTTATTTCCCTACctcagaggcttctaaacagacaTGCACTATAACTGGAATGTACAGCAACATCCTCCGTCACTGcatccaaaaacacagtggcaaaCGACGTAAGGATATCAACAATTGTCTcaaagaaaacagagagaaaataTTGTCTTTGGCAGAAATTGCTTTTAATGCAACAAATGAAAAAAACATGAACTTGACAACACTGAGTTGTGAAGAAAGCAGTATCCATTTTGCATTCTTGGGGGCATTTATGGTTAAGGTTGCACCCACAGCATCAGACACTTACTCTGCATTTCTCCACTACACAATGCAGGAGTTCTTTGCTGCCCTTTGGCTCTTACAGAATCCAGACAAAATCAGAGAGGTTCTAGAGAAGTGCCAGACTGAAGAATggaaacacacaaaacacttgATTCCTTTCCTGTGTGGGCTTCTGAATGAGAAGAATATTAGATTGGTAAACAGTCTAGTTCCAGCTCAACAGATCAAGAAGACATCAGATTGGTTCTTCAAGGAAATGGTGAACACATTTCTTCCATCTCAAACAAACCAAGATCATGCAGAAGGTGGGGCTCCTGAGTCTGAGATAGATCTTCTGTTTTTGTGTCAGTGCTTGTATGAATATCAGTCTACTGAGGCCTGTCTGCTTCTCCTGGACAAACTGGACTATCATCTAGACCTGAGTAGAGAACATCTTGATCCTCACCAGTGCTGTACAGTCTCTTATGTCACCAGTCAGTCTGCAGAGAGAAAGGTTGGCTTGGACCTGAACGGCTGCACTGTGTCAGACCAAGGAGTAAGGTTGATACTGGGCTCTCTGAAGAATGTCAGACATCTTGGGTAA
- the LOC106591917 gene encoding uncharacterized protein has protein sequence MLCQLWTTLLSSEAEMDFTTLLGLCGNELQLPVQGEIRVFERAEEVMKQSLERVHLCLHWDQRTVLSEALSKTILKCLPNINKFRFTPLQHQRGSLERLETEEKAALLDLCLQAALDHRETLQRTVNTLLSMFSVYQTERYDILLDLYSHVKYNSNQTARSVLPSLKPLYQPASHVVWSIDLSERKASLLEVLKLQPEKKPVELKGWSDEESEVRSFLQCLPYISQLRFPPLKDNVERIKREKTFLLNLCLQAPLHERGTIQTTVEKVLSLSEVYHYQKCNFLLDLYSHVKDYETQTGRSVLPALQPVYQSAPAVWSIDLSERKASLLLEVLKLQPEKKPVELKGWSDEESEVRSFLQCLPYISQLSFCPWRSDPSKQIKFLVDLLSQAAEREEQTGEKILKLVSSVWTYSTFPFCDDDEIKEYQCDFLLDLYSHVKDYETQTGRSVLPALQPVYQSAPAVWSIDLSERKASLLLEVLKLQPEKKPVELKGWSDEESEVRSFLQCLSYISQLSCDDDRFFQTVCESIPVRSREEDQQLASLLQALGSTLSLGGELPRKTCRSVGRVLGLCASRVDLTLTPSKISLQGALLLLRHESKLHKLRLNVGMAVKLSRLVRRTERGATPLTVPELSLVLKSSQPPERVLSRALSSVASLLRLWRVQCLDLTDFWFQGHSLITLLCHQGPLSLRLNSDTLQQLTVVVYEAQDKDLTQWFLEKVGGDLTSCRLDWEVLLSLLQHSTHNITVDLRKNRLLEKNISDLLPFLGRVTLKRSSSSFVKSSIRQIYDSRASDCVSSLLRSSDHWINLNSRELDRVDCTALCFTLQHSHQVKVNLLWTSIPPGEIESILPLLDRVSQLSVDRKLLLSFLQCCAASQIQQGAPSPPQTAVWLLRSLHYRLDFSYSSSVDLSAQDQEKALCLTTDHCRDINSVLKQNQHSTQLVQNQVQLILRDCEVEDRALRELLPILHIVKLSPSKALLLQLLDLVCEGIEEGLLRHTESLCRALDGELDLSETRLEQKACGSLALVLEHSEGLSELDLSHCQLTDHHLQPLITHLHKVQVLDLSHNDITDALTDRILQLVSTNTSIHTVRLFNNRIMNRTAFLTDKRFEIGINIRSWSRKRKRWLLGLSPGRGRGRHGC, from the exons ATGCTGTGTCAACTCTGGACAACTTTGCTGAGCAGTGAGGCAGAGATGGACTTCACCACTTTACTTGGTCTCTGTGGAAATGAGTTGCAGCTTCCAGTCCAGGGTGAAATACGAGTGTTTGAGAGAGCAGAAGAAGTGATGAAGCAGAGTCTAGAGAGGGTTCATCTCTGTCTACACTGGGATCAGAGAACTGTTCTCAGTGAAGCTCTCAGCAAAACCATCTTAAAGTGTCTACCAAATATCAACAAGTTCAG GTTTACCCCTCTACAACATCAGAGAGGATCCCTTGAAAGACTGGAAACAGAAGAGAAAGCAGCCCTACTAGATTTGTGTCTACAAGCAGCACTAGATCACAGAGAAACGCTCCAGAGAACTGTGAACACACTGCTGTCAATGTTCTCTGTGTATCAAACTGAGAGATATGACATCCTGCTGGATCTGTACTCACATGTGAAGTACAATAGTAATCAAACAGCCAGGAGTGTCCTTCCATCATTGAAGCCACtttaccagccagccagtcatgtAGTCTGGTCCATAGACCTCTCAGAGAGAAAGGCCTCCCTCCTAGAAGTGCTGAAACTCCAACCAGAGAAGAAACCAGTAGAGCTGAAGGGCTGGTCAGATGAAGAGAGTGAAGTGAGGAGTTTCCTTCAGTGTCTGCCCTACATCTCACAGCTGAG ATTTCCTCCACTGAAGGATAATgtagagaggataaagagagagaagacattCCTACTGAATCTGTGTCTTCAAGCACCTCTCCATGAGAGAGGAACCATACAAACAACTGTAGAGAAAGTGTTGTCACTGTCTGAAGTATATCACTATCAGAAATGTAATTTCCTGCTGGATCTGTACTCACATGTGAAGGACTATGAGACTCAAACAGGCAGGAGTGTCCTTCCAGCATTACAGCCAGTTTACCAGTCAGCTCCTGCAGTCTGGTCCATAGACCTCTCAGAGAGAAAGGCCTCCCTCCTCCTAGAAGTGCTGAAACTCCAACCAGAGAAGAAACCAGTAGAGCTGAAGGGCTGGTCAGATGAAGAGAGTGAAGTGAGGAGTTTCCTTCAGTGTCTGCCCTACATCTCACAGCTGAG TTTCTGTCCATGGAGGTCTGATCCCTCAAAGCAGATCAAGTTCCTGGTGGATCTCCTGTCTCAagcagcagagagggaggagcagACAGGAGAGAAGATACTGAAGCTGGTATCATCAGTGTGGACTTACAGCACCTTTCCTTTCTGTGATGATGATGAGATCAAGGAATATCAATGTGATTTCCTGCTGGATCTGTACTCACATGTGAAGGACTATGAGACTCAAACAGGCAGGAGTGTCCTTCCAGCATTACAGCCAGTTTACCAGTCAGCTCCTGCAGTCTGGTCCATAGACCTCTCAGAGAGAAAGGCCTCCCTCCTCCTAGAAGTGCTGAAACTCCAACCAGAGAAGAAACCAGTAGAGCTGAAGGGCTGGTCAGATGAAGAGAGTGAAGTGAGGAGTTTCCTTCAGTGTCTGTCCTACATCTCACAGCTGAG CTGTGATGATGACAGGTTCTTCCAGACTGTGTGTGAATCCATCCCTGTGAGGTCCAGAGAGGAGGACCAGCAGTTGgcctctctcctccaggccttGGGCTCCACCCTGTCACTGGGAGGAGAGTTACCCAGGAAAACCTGCAGGTCTGTGGGGAGAGTCCTGGGTCTCTGTGCCTCCAGAGTGGACCTCACTCTCACCCCCAGCAAGATCTCTCTCCAAGGAGCCTTACTTCTTTTGAGACATGAGTCAAAGCTCCACAAGCTCAG GCTGAATGTGGGTATGGCAGTGAAACTGTCCAGACTGgttaggaggacagagagaggtgctACTCCTCTGACTGTCCCAGAACTCTCCCTGGTCCTAAAGAGCAGCCAGCCACCAGAGAGAGTGTTATCCAGGGCTCTGAGTAGTGTGGCGTCCCTGCTGAGACTCTGGAGGGTTCAGTGTCTGGACCTGACTGATTTCTGGTTCCAGGGTCACTCTCTCATCACACTGCTGTGTCACcagggacctctctctctcag ACTGAACTCAGACACTCTGCAGCAGCTGACTGTAGTTGTGTATGAAGCTCAGGACAAGGACTTGACTCAGTGGTTCCTGGAGAAGGTTGGTGGAGACCTGACCTCCTGCAGGCTGGACTGGGAAgtgcttctctctctgctgcagcattcaacccacaacaTCACTGTGGACCTCAGGAAGAACCGGCTTCTAGAGAAGAACATCTCAGATCTTCTCCCCTTTCTGGGAAGAGTTACTCTCAAGAG GTCCAGTTCCAGCTTTGTAAAGTCCTCCATCAGACAGATCTATGACAGTAGAGCCAGTgactgtgtgtccagtttgttgaGGTCTTCAGACCATTGGATCAACCTGaacagcagagagctggacagAGTGGACTGTACTGCTCTGTGTTTTACCCTGCAGCACAGCCACCAAGTCAAAGTCAACCTGCTGTGGACCTCCATACCACCGGGGGAGATAGAGAGCATCCTGCCTCTTCTGGACAGAGTCTCCCAACTCAG tgttgACAGGAAGTTACTGCTGAGTTTCCTCCAGTGCTGTGCTGCCTCTCAGATCCAGCAGGgggcaccatcaccaccacaaacAGCAGTATGGCTGCTCAGGTCTCTGCACTACAGGCTGGActtctcctactcctcctctgtggaCCTGTCAGCTCAGGACCAGGAGAAGGCTCTGTGTCTGACCACTGACCACTGCAGGGACATCAACTCTGTTCTGAAGCAGAACCAACACAGCACCCAGCTGGTCCAGAACCAGGTCCAGCTCATCCTAAGAGACTGTGAGGTGGAGGACAGAGCACTGAGGGAGCTGCTTCCCATCCTGCATATTGTCAAGCTGAG CCCCAGCAAAGCTCTGCTACTTCAGCTGCTGGACCTTGTGTGTGAGGGGATTGAAGAGGGGCTGCTGAGGCACACAGAGTCCCTGTGCAGAGCCCTGGATGGGGAGCTGGACCTCAGTGAGACCAGGCTGGAACAGAAGGCCTGTGGATCTCTGGCCCTGGTTCTGGAACACTCAGAGGGTCTGTCAGAACTGGACCTCAGCCACTGTCAACTCACAGACCACCACCTACAGCCCCTGATCACACACCTGCATAAAGTACAAGTCCTGGA CCTGAGTCACAATGACATCACTGATGCTCTGACTGACAGAATACTCCAACTGGTCTCTACCAACACTTCAATACACACCGTacg ACTCTTCAACAACAGAATCATGAACAGAACCGCTTTCCTCACAGACAAGAGGTTTGAGATTGGAATAAACATCAGGTCTTGgtccaggaagaggaagagatggctgttaggtcttagtccaggaagaggaagag GAAGACATGGCTGTTAG
- the LOC106602097 gene encoding scavenger receptor cysteine-rich type 1 protein M130: protein MGDVHGQIIVVQMSLTVSSTKLIECSTNYFSPESVRLVDGAGLCSGRVEVKSNQSWASVCEADFDRQDAEVVCGELGCGAPAALQGGLYGEGEGQTWDKEFQCKGKETLLLDCDTSDRENNTCLPGNAVGLTCSEPDDVRLVGGGSRCAGGVERYDQGEWRTVGAEDWDKTRTNVAAVVCRQLGCGSTVSALPGNTTRGNNIICYGSEPSLRDCYRMYDILPGLTVICSDLLVQPDISLTDSMGGVSRGHQGPEVFRDYSFTITCSTQPQYPGCSFLLTFTGSNRTQAQPAVNHSAAFLFPAADDSHQGNYRCVYENYVFSHNFSSESELLSLTITASPLPAFIIRHVVVLLILLTAITTSYLYYKPTRRQKRVNRVSSMDLYVNAMEMVSLSSRAEAGPGEERAAQGME, encoded by the exons ATGGGAGATGTTCATGGGCAGATCATTGTAGTTCAGATG TCCTTGACAGTGTCATCAACAAAACTGATTGAATGTTCAACCAACTATTTTTCTCCAGAGTCTGTGCGGCTTGTGGATGGAGCTGGTCTCTGctctgggagagtggaggtgaagTCCAATCAGTCCTGGGCCTCAGTGTGTGAAGCTGACTTTGACCGGCAGGATGCAGAGGTAGTCTGTGGAGAGCTTGGCTGTGGGGCTCCTGCAGCTTTACAGGGGGGCCTCTATGGAGAAGGTGAGGGTCAGACCTGGGATAAAGAGTTCCAGTGTAAAGGCAAAGAGACCCTTCTCCTGGACTgtgacacctcagacagagaaaaCAACACCTGCCTACCTGGTAATGCTGTTGGACTCACCTGCTCAG agcCTGATGAtgtgaggctggtgggaggaggcagTCGCTGTGCTGGTGGAGTGGAGCGGTACGACCAGGGAGAGTGGAGGACTGTGGGAGCTGAAGACTGGGACAAGACCAGGACTAATGTAGCTGCAGTAGTGTGTAGACAGCTGGGTTGTGGCTCCACTGTTTCAGCACTACCTGGAAACACCACTAGAGGGAATAACATTATATGTTATGGATCTGAGCCTTCACTGAGGGATTGTTATAGAATGTATGATATCCTTCCTGGACTCACAGTGATATGCTCAG ATCTCCTGGTCCAGCCTGATATCTCCCTGACTGACTCAATGGGAGGGGTCTCCAGGGGCCACCAGGGGCCCGAGGTGTTCAGGGACTACAGCTTCACCATCACCTGCTCCACTCAGCCACAGTACCCAGGATGCTCCTTCCTCCTCACGTTCACCGGCTCCAACAGAACCCAGGCCCAGCCAGCTGTCAATCACTCTGCTGCCTTCCTCTTCCCTGCTGCTGATGACTCCCACCAAGGGAACTACAGATGTGTTTATGAGAATTATGTTTTCTCTCATAACTTCTCCTCTGAGAGTGagctcctctccctcaccatcaCAG CCTCTCCTCTGCCAGCCTTCATCATCAGACacgttgtagtgctgctgatcctacTGACAGCCATCACCACCTCCTACTTGTACTACAAG CCCACCAGGAGGCAGAAGAGAGTGAACAGGGTGAGCAGCATGGATCTTTATGTCAATGCCATGGAGATGGTCTCTCTGAGCTCCAGAGCTGAAGCTGgaccgggagaggagagagcagcccaGGGGATGGAGTAG